From a single Candidatus Methylomirabilota bacterium genomic region:
- a CDS encoding ATP-binding protein: MELGVSSQGGREVEAVFGPVLDQIVGLLEAEAGVLWVWEEAAAAFIPILCRGRGGWADPWSPSHPGGISQGDLDVCRHPLLFDDLPPDFPVPAGEQKIRSFASVPLSEGGKGTGFLALYSRRRGHFAPRDLRFLQMVGQLIGVTIEQMNSVDDRKGWEQQVHSEKLAALGTLAAGVAHNINNVLAAIVARADLLLRQVQDGDLKRWLNSIQQSALDGANTVRRLQDFARVETPESVVPVDVNRVITDVLQFTQARWKDEAQLSGIRIEVVTELTDVPLVTANPAELREVFTNVIFNAIDAMPNGGRLTVQTRAYRRRDRGPSVEVVLEDTGVGMSEEVRQKIFDPFFTTKGVKGTGLGLSTSYGIVARHGGSISVESEVGQGSRFSIAFPIPAKLPRSREGVLTPTGHLTGRILVIDDEPHLVEVVTNLLKLEGHIAVGAGCGIDGVEMFRAEPFDVLITDLGMADLTGLEVARKVRALDPEVKVILCTGWNVAVSRVEQQAAGVDRLLEKPFRLDKLLHQVHELLRDVPHLQSRGRG, encoded by the coding sequence ATGGAGCTTGGCGTTTCGTCTCAGGGAGGGCGGGAAGTTGAAGCCGTCTTCGGCCCCGTGCTCGATCAGATCGTGGGGCTCTTAGAGGCAGAAGCGGGAGTCCTCTGGGTCTGGGAAGAGGCCGCCGCCGCCTTTATTCCTATCCTCTGTCGCGGTCGAGGAGGGTGGGCTGATCCCTGGAGCCCTTCCCACCCAGGAGGGATAAGCCAGGGAGATCTCGACGTCTGCCGACACCCGCTCCTCTTTGATGATCTCCCGCCCGACTTCCCTGTGCCGGCAGGCGAGCAGAAGATTCGTTCCTTCGCGAGCGTACCGCTCAGCGAAGGGGGAAAGGGCACAGGATTTCTGGCCCTGTACAGTCGGCGACGGGGTCACTTTGCACCGCGCGACCTGCGGTTTCTCCAGATGGTGGGTCAACTCATCGGGGTCACGATCGAACAGATGAATTCCGTTGATGACCGAAAGGGATGGGAGCAACAAGTCCACTCGGAAAAGCTGGCAGCCCTTGGGACGCTCGCGGCCGGAGTGGCCCACAATATCAACAACGTCCTGGCGGCCATCGTGGCCAGGGCCGATCTCCTGTTGCGTCAGGTTCAGGACGGCGATCTAAAACGGTGGCTGAATAGCATCCAGCAATCCGCCCTAGACGGGGCAAACACGGTTCGCCGGCTCCAGGACTTTGCCCGAGTCGAAACCCCCGAATCGGTGGTCCCCGTCGATGTCAACCGAGTCATCACCGACGTTCTCCAGTTTACGCAAGCCCGATGGAAGGATGAAGCACAGCTCAGTGGGATCAGGATCGAGGTGGTCACGGAACTCACGGATGTTCCCCTGGTTACCGCAAATCCGGCGGAGCTCCGAGAGGTCTTTACCAATGTGATCTTCAATGCCATCGATGCCATGCCGAATGGCGGACGTCTAACCGTGCAAACCCGTGCGTACCGGCGCCGGGATAGAGGGCCATCCGTCGAAGTGGTCCTTGAGGATACCGGGGTTGGAATGTCTGAGGAGGTACGGCAAAAGATCTTCGACCCCTTCTTCACCACGAAGGGGGTGAAGGGGACCGGCCTCGGTCTCAGCACCTCCTACGGGATCGTCGCCCGCCATGGCGGGTCGATCTCGGTCGAGAGTGAGGTTGGACAGGGTAGTCGCTTCTCCATCGCCTTTCCGATCCCCGCAAAGCTTCCACGAAGTCGGGAAGGTGTCTTAACTCCGACAGGGCATCTGACCGGACGTATACTGGTCATTGATGACGAACCTCACCTGGTCGAGGTCGTCACTAACCTCCTCAAGCTGGAGGGACACATCGCGGTGGGGGCGGGGTGTGGGATCGATGGGGTAGAGATGTTCCGGGCAGAGCCCTTCGACGTCCTGATCACCGATCTCGGAATGGCGGATCTCACCGGACTGGAGGTTGCCCGGAAGGTCCGCGCGCTTGACCCCGAGGTCAAGGTCATTCTGTGCACCGGGTGGAATGTGGCTGTGAGTCGGGTTGAACAACAGGCTGCGGGGGTAGACCGGCTTCTCGAAAAGCCCTTCCGGCTGGATAAACTCCTTCATCAGGTCCACGAGTTGCTTCGGGACGTGCCTCACCTGCAGTCCCGGGGGCGAGGCTAA
- a CDS encoding PHP domain-containing protein — protein sequence MSPSSPVAADLHIHSYFSDGTFSPRQVVAQAAACHLNPIALTDHDTVAGIPDALQASAEFQVEIIPGVELSVHEFDQDTHLLGYFIHWEDPAFQKVLLPLQTQRTERLEEMLRRLHHLGITVTVPEVLRIAGKGTVGRLHVARALLGQRVVNSLQEAFDRFLAWGRPAYVERGVFTARQAIAAIRNAQGIAVLAHPGPNGLAHIPELIQVGLQGIEVFHPSHTVEDVFTLTRLATERNLLITGGSDCHGLAKGEVRLGQARLPLQYIERLREAVPGPGSPGT from the coding sequence ATGAGTCCCTCTTCTCCTGTCGCAGCAGACCTTCACATCCACTCCTACTTCTCCGACGGAACCTTTTCACCGCGACAGGTCGTTGCCCAAGCGGCCGCCTGCCATCTGAATCCGATCGCACTCACCGACCATGACACCGTTGCCGGAATCCCCGACGCTCTCCAGGCGAGCGCCGAGTTCCAGGTCGAGATCATCCCTGGAGTCGAACTCTCGGTGCACGAGTTTGATCAGGATACCCATCTCTTGGGCTACTTTATCCACTGGGAAGACCCCGCCTTCCAGAAAGTCCTCCTTCCCTTGCAGACTCAACGGACAGAGCGGCTCGAAGAAATGCTCCGTCGTCTGCACCACCTTGGGATAACCGTTACCGTGCCTGAGGTCCTTCGTATAGCCGGAAAGGGAACGGTCGGCAGGCTCCACGTCGCCCGGGCTCTGCTCGGGCAAAGGGTCGTGAACAGTCTCCAGGAGGCCTTTGACCGATTCTTGGCCTGGGGCAGGCCCGCCTATGTGGAGCGGGGCGTGTTCACCGCCCGTCAAGCCATAGCAGCCATCCGGAATGCCCAGGGCATCGCGGTGCTGGCCCATCCGGGCCCAAATGGACTGGCGCACATCCCCGAGCTTATTCAAGTAGGACTCCAGGGCATCGAGGTTTTCCATCCTTCCCACACTGTTGAGGATGTCTTTACCCTCACCCGCCTCGCCACAGAACGCAATCTTCTCATCACTGGGGGTTCGGACTGTCACGGCCTCGCCAAAGGAGAGGTCCGCCTCGGCCAAGCCCGGCTTCCCCTGCAGTACATAGAACGCCTGCGGGAGGCCGTACCTGGACCGGGTTCCCCAGGGACCTAG
- a CDS encoding Trm112 family protein — MIDKEFLEILACPACKGEVRLDEASERIICEACGRRYPIRDGIPVMLIDEAELPSREGQ; from the coding sequence GTGATTGATAAGGAATTTTTGGAAATTCTGGCCTGCCCTGCCTGCAAGGGAGAAGTCCGACTCGATGAAGCAAGTGAGAGGATCATCTGCGAAGCGTGCGGTCGCCGGTATCCCATTCGGGATGGGATTCCTGTCATGCTGATCGATGAGGCAGAGCTCCCCTCGCGAGAGGGACAGTGA
- a CDS encoding ABC transporter substrate-binding protein: MGSVVRILGGLSLDARHPISLEVAVEWERFLLLILRILFWLGVLFPGFAWAEDRPPIKVGALFQLTGPAGELGRHGSQGAKMAEKEINERGGILGRKLAIYLTHEGDATTGVQEVRRYILENRVDFLLGVNLSSVALAVSMEAKKHQKIILFTHAATGQLTGTWCHRYAFRLVANAVMDARAGASVMKDKRAKRWFGIGVDSELGRDSWKAFQAAIQKVRPDVQFVGEAWPKPFTSDHTPYIRQAMQAKPDAVWSTLWGGDLVAFIRKAKSLNFFEQIKFFVNPGGASLGVLVPLGDEMPGGLWVSTPYWFLYPGSVNNRVFVRAYRTLFGEDPADVAMSSYSAIYLLKQAIEEVGSLDTEEIIAKLEGITYSDPEGVKTIRMGDHQLIEDLVWGRTTKSDKYPFRVLADLVVVPGKEVVRSMEETGCEM, from the coding sequence ATGGGGTCTGTCGTCCGTATATTGGGCGGACTTTCGCTGGATGCGCGGCATCCCATCTCCCTGGAGGTGGCAGTGGAATGGGAGCGTTTCCTCCTTCTCATCCTGAGGATCCTGTTCTGGTTGGGGGTCCTGTTCCCCGGATTCGCCTGGGCCGAGGACAGACCCCCTATCAAGGTTGGTGCCCTATTCCAGTTGACCGGTCCAGCAGGGGAACTTGGCAGGCACGGCTCCCAAGGAGCCAAGATGGCCGAGAAGGAGATCAACGAGCGAGGGGGGATCCTGGGGCGAAAGCTTGCAATTTACCTCACCCATGAGGGGGACGCCACGACCGGTGTGCAAGAGGTTCGTAGATACATCCTTGAGAATCGGGTCGACTTCCTCCTGGGAGTCAATTTGTCGAGCGTGGCCCTGGCAGTAAGCATGGAGGCAAAGAAACATCAGAAGATCATTCTCTTCACGCACGCTGCCACGGGTCAACTGACCGGAACGTGGTGTCACCGCTATGCCTTTCGACTGGTGGCGAACGCAGTGATGGATGCCCGGGCTGGGGCGTCAGTCATGAAGGACAAGCGGGCCAAGCGATGGTTTGGGATCGGGGTGGACTCAGAGCTTGGCCGGGATTCGTGGAAAGCATTTCAGGCGGCTATTCAGAAGGTCAGGCCAGATGTGCAGTTTGTCGGTGAGGCCTGGCCTAAGCCCTTTACGTCCGACCATACACCCTATATTCGCCAGGCGATGCAGGCCAAGCCGGATGCCGTCTGGTCCACGTTGTGGGGCGGAGACCTCGTGGCCTTCATCAGGAAGGCCAAGTCCCTCAACTTCTTTGAGCAGATCAAGTTCTTTGTCAACCCCGGCGGGGCTTCCCTCGGCGTTCTGGTCCCCCTGGGCGACGAGATGCCCGGGGGGCTGTGGGTTTCGACACCTTACTGGTTTCTTTACCCGGGTTCGGTGAATAACCGGGTCTTCGTGAGGGCGTACAGGACTCTATTCGGGGAAGATCCAGCCGATGTGGCTATGTCTAGCTATTCGGCTATTTACCTCCTCAAGCAGGCCATTGAGGAGGTGGGCTCGTTGGACACCGAGGAGATCATCGCGAAGTTGGAGGGTATCACCTACAGTGACCCCGAGGGAGTCAAAACGATTCGGATGGGGGACCATCAACTTATTGAAGATCTGGTTTGGGGACGGACTACCAAATCCGACAAGTACCCTTTCCGGGTTCTGGCCGATCTTGTGGTCGTTCCGGGAAAGGAGGTCGTCAGGTCAATGGAAGAGACCGGATGTGAGATGTAG
- the rimI gene encoding ribosomal protein S18-alanine N-acetyltransferase produces MANGAMRIEKMRPEDLEAVLRVEVASFSQPWTREMFEGELIPGVSLALVARSDADTLVGYLCGSIVGDEFHISNVAVDPRVRRRGVGRKLLLSALVEASHHGASTASLEVRASNRAGQSLYRNFGFTVIGRRRRYYTSPVEDAVIMCLQPLNAAVTSHTEGETA; encoded by the coding sequence GTGGCGAACGGGGCAATGAGAATCGAGAAGATGCGGCCGGAGGACCTCGAGGCAGTTCTCCGGGTTGAGGTGGCCTCCTTCAGTCAACCTTGGACTCGAGAGATGTTCGAGGGGGAGCTGATCCCGGGGGTGTCTCTGGCCTTGGTGGCGCGGTCCGACGCCGACACGCTTGTGGGGTATCTCTGTGGATCGATCGTCGGGGACGAATTCCATATCAGCAATGTTGCAGTTGACCCCCGCGTTCGGCGGCGCGGTGTGGGTCGCAAGCTCCTTCTGTCCGCCCTCGTGGAGGCATCCCACCATGGTGCGAGTACCGCCTCATTGGAGGTTCGGGCCTCGAACCGGGCAGGGCAATCACTCTACCGAAACTTTGGCTTCACCGTGATCGGGCGAAGACGGCGCTACTATACTAGCCCGGTTGAGGATGCCGTCATCATGTGCCTCCAACCACTCAACGCTGCCGTTACCTCTCACACCGAGGGGGAAACGGCTTGA
- the tsaB gene encoding tRNA (adenosine(37)-N6)-threonylcarbamoyltransferase complex dimerization subunit type 1 TsaB has translation MIILGIESASTQGGVALVGAGGVVAEYVLNVEATYAERLMPAIDRVLYDARMTIPEVEGLAVSIGPGSFTGLRIGLSTVKGLALATGKPVVGVPTLHALAWSLPYCRYPVCSILDARKQEVYCALFEYQGSNLVCLMEETVLDPEALAKRIDRPTLFVGDGWRVYGPFFQETLGRLAIPPPACRGASPAAVADLGRLRLLQGEKDAVENLVPRYIRLSEAELKRRMRE, from the coding sequence GTGATTATCCTGGGGATCGAAAGCGCCAGTACGCAAGGAGGAGTGGCCCTTGTAGGCGCAGGGGGGGTCGTGGCGGAGTATGTGCTGAACGTGGAGGCCACCTATGCCGAGCGTCTCATGCCCGCCATCGATCGGGTCCTTTACGACGCCCGCATGACGATTCCTGAGGTTGAGGGTCTGGCGGTGTCCATCGGGCCAGGCTCCTTTACCGGCCTTCGAATCGGGCTCAGTACGGTGAAAGGGTTGGCGCTGGCCACCGGTAAACCGGTTGTCGGAGTCCCCACGCTCCACGCGTTGGCCTGGAGTCTTCCATATTGCCGTTATCCGGTCTGTTCCATCCTAGACGCCCGGAAACAGGAGGTCTACTGTGCCCTCTTTGAATACCAGGGCTCCAACCTCGTCTGCCTGATGGAAGAGACGGTTCTGGATCCAGAAGCTCTGGCGAAGCGGATCGATCGGCCGACCCTCTTCGTCGGAGATGGATGGCGGGTCTACGGACCGTTTTTCCAAGAGACCCTGGGCCGACTGGCCATACCACCTCCCGCCTGCCGAGGGGCGTCTCCGGCGGCCGTGGCAGACCTTGGGCGGCTGCGGCTGCTCCAAGGCGAGAAAGATGCCGTAGAGAATTTAGTCCCCCGTTACATCCGCCTGTCGGAAGCGGAGCTCAAGCGGCGGATGAGGGAGTGA
- a CDS encoding MFS transporter has product MTEKIWSRPVLSWAFYDFANTIFSLNIISLYFALWISTDLQGGEYLYPPIYSLSMLCVALAAPFLGNLADKKGQKPFLFVFTAICLASTALLAWPRQAGPALFMFALANFSYQVSLVFYNALLPAVSNDRIRGRVSGLGVALGYVGAIVGMYLVLPFVDPTAYGWLPSPLKWIVDLLTVEKMVGAAPVRVNAFLPTAILFLLFSLPVFLWVREPRIVQQAGVRQGTIREVLWTLRTLPAHRELFKFLVANFLYADVMHTIILVMAIYAERAVGFSTQAAINLLIAISAVGAMAGSWLFGWLADRRPVKSVMLLILSLWVLTLVLAFLVRSQLLFYLVGMLAGAGLGGVWVVARLCLLLLAPREKLGEYFGLYGVTGKAAAVVGPLLWSSTLFLFAAYGPEKYRFAVITLLLLLLAAIGLFATVRFPSMEGNG; this is encoded by the coding sequence ATGACTGAGAAAATCTGGTCCCGGCCGGTTCTCTCCTGGGCCTTCTACGATTTTGCCAATACCATCTTCTCTCTGAATATCATCTCGCTCTACTTTGCCCTATGGATCTCCACCGATCTCCAAGGTGGAGAATACCTGTATCCTCCGATCTACTCACTCTCGATGCTGTGTGTGGCACTCGCCGCCCCGTTCCTGGGTAACCTGGCTGACAAGAAAGGGCAGAAGCCTTTCTTATTTGTCTTCACGGCGATTTGTCTCGCTTCGACAGCCTTGCTCGCGTGGCCTCGCCAGGCGGGGCCAGCTCTGTTCATGTTTGCCCTCGCCAATTTTTCGTATCAGGTGAGTCTTGTCTTCTATAACGCCCTGCTCCCCGCGGTCAGCAACGACAGGATTCGGGGTCGGGTGTCGGGATTAGGGGTCGCGCTGGGCTATGTGGGAGCAATCGTGGGGATGTACCTGGTCCTCCCCTTCGTTGATCCTACCGCATATGGCTGGCTGCCATCGCCCCTCAAATGGATAGTGGATCTCTTGACCGTGGAAAAGATGGTAGGGGCAGCGCCGGTCCGGGTGAATGCCTTCCTCCCGACGGCAATTCTCTTTCTCCTCTTCTCCCTGCCGGTGTTTCTCTGGGTGCGTGAACCCCGCATCGTCCAACAAGCGGGGGTGAGGCAAGGGACCATCCGGGAAGTTCTCTGGACCCTCCGGACCCTGCCGGCGCATCGTGAGCTGTTTAAATTTCTTGTGGCCAACTTCCTCTACGCAGATGTGATGCACACCATAATCCTCGTAATGGCCATTTATGCCGAAAGAGCAGTCGGGTTTTCGACCCAGGCGGCCATCAATCTCCTCATTGCGATCTCCGCTGTCGGCGCCATGGCAGGTTCCTGGCTCTTCGGTTGGCTTGCCGATCGGAGACCGGTCAAATCGGTCATGCTCCTTATCCTCTCGCTGTGGGTTCTCACCCTTGTCCTTGCCTTCCTAGTTCGATCTCAGCTCCTCTTTTATCTGGTGGGAATGTTGGCAGGGGCCGGGCTGGGAGGCGTCTGGGTCGTTGCCCGCCTCTGTTTGTTACTTCTCGCGCCTCGAGAGAAGCTGGGAGAGTATTTCGGCCTCTACGGGGTCACGGGAAAGGCAGCCGCGGTCGTGGGCCCCCTCCTCTGGTCAAGCACCCTTTTCCTGTTCGCGGCGTATGGTCCGGAAAAATACCGGTTCGCCGTAATCACGCTCCTTCTTCTCCTCTTGGCAGCGATCGGCCTCTTCGCGACTGTCCGTTTTCCCTCCATGGAGGGGAACGGGTAG
- a CDS encoding metal-dependent hydrolase: METVTTALGGTLIAQAGFRQRMGRVATVALTVSATAPDLDGVLRLRDTAFYLSHHRGITHSFVGGAFLALLLAAIFYRFSTYKHYWRLAGICYLGILFHIVTDLFTSYGTKVFLPFTDHRFAWDILFIIDIFFTGIIVSGVILAYCWRSRSIQIGRIALTLLAAYILMAAVSHQMALVRLRDQVRRERLPANKLAVFPRPFSPLHWSGVVATGDATYQNYFSILDRQDQPFRVYQPPRNTPFLRQAEQVDLVALFRRFARFPVVTLRQDRDGPVVEYFDLQFAHIQGRRPFLLEVAFDQNGKPRFAGFVRR, from the coding sequence ATGGAGACGGTGACGACAGCTCTGGGAGGAACCTTGATTGCCCAGGCGGGGTTTCGGCAGCGGATGGGGCGGGTGGCGACGGTTGCCCTCACGGTGAGTGCTACCGCCCCCGACCTCGATGGTGTGTTGCGCCTCCGAGATACCGCCTTCTATCTTTCGCATCACCGGGGAATCACGCACTCCTTTGTTGGCGGGGCGTTTTTGGCCTTGTTGCTGGCTGCTATCTTCTATCGGTTCAGCACGTATAAACATTACTGGCGACTCGCGGGGATCTGCTACCTCGGAATCCTATTCCACATCGTGACGGATCTTTTCACGAGCTATGGGACCAAGGTCTTCCTCCCCTTCACTGACCATAGGTTCGCGTGGGATATCCTTTTTATTATTGATATCTTCTTTACTGGAATTATTGTCAGCGGCGTTATCCTGGCCTATTGTTGGCGGTCTCGGTCAATCCAGATTGGACGAATAGCGCTGACGCTCCTTGCAGCGTATATCCTCATGGCGGCGGTGAGCCATCAGATGGCCCTGGTTCGCCTCCGTGACCAGGTACGGCGCGAGAGGCTGCCAGCCAACAAACTGGCAGTGTTCCCCAGGCCCTTCAGCCCATTGCACTGGTCTGGCGTGGTGGCGACTGGGGACGCTACCTATCAGAACTATTTCTCGATCCTGGATCGTCAGGATCAGCCATTTCGAGTCTACCAGCCCCCTCGCAATACCCCCTTTCTCCGGCAGGCTGAGCAAGTGGATCTGGTGGCCCTGTTCCGGAGGTTCGCTCGCTTCCCGGTTGTTACCCTAAGACAGGATAGAGACGGCCCGGTGGTGGAGTACTTCGATTTGCAGTTCGCCCACATCCAGGGCAGGCGACCTTTCCTGCTGGAGGTCGCCTTCGATCAGAACGGTAAGCCGCGATTTGCGGGATTTGTCCGCCGATAG
- a CDS encoding HDIG domain-containing protein, which produces MEFTRSAAWEVLAEHTKNENLRKHALAVEAAMRTYARKLGEDEEKWGITALLHDFDYERYPDLADHPFRGAEILRERGWPEEIIRAILSHGDHTGVSRESLMERVLFACDELTGLITAAALIRPDKNLLNLKVASIKKRMKEKAFARTVKREDIIRGADELGVDLDEHIAIVLDAMCGIASELGLTGITA; this is translated from the coding sequence ATGGAGTTCACGAGATCGGCAGCATGGGAAGTTCTGGCCGAGCATACGAAGAATGAAAATCTACGGAAGCATGCCCTCGCCGTCGAGGCCGCCATGCGCACCTATGCCAGAAAATTAGGCGAGGATGAGGAGAAGTGGGGCATTACCGCTCTGCTGCACGACTTTGACTATGAGCGCTATCCTGATCTGGCGGATCATCCGTTCCGAGGGGCCGAGATCCTGCGGGAGCGGGGATGGCCCGAAGAGATCATCCGGGCTATCCTCTCTCACGGGGACCATACGGGCGTTTCTCGCGAAAGTCTCATGGAGAGGGTCCTGTTCGCCTGTGATGAGCTGACTGGATTGATCACCGCGGCCGCCTTGATTCGGCCCGACAAGAACCTGCTCAATCTCAAGGTGGCCAGCATTAAAAAGCGAATGAAAGAGAAGGCCTTTGCCCGGACGGTCAAACGTGAGGATATCATTCGAGGGGCCGATGAGCTTGGCGTCGATCTTGACGAGCACATTGCCATCGTTCTGGATGCGATGTGTGGCATTGCCTCTGAACTTGGCCTTACCGGAATAACCGCATAG
- a CDS encoding superoxide dismutase, which translates to MAFEWKFNTRPYSDDEAKKLLSSVISPETTDWHYNTHHKGYVTALNNIEKGLESADRAAANGNYSVVGELKRRFTWNHAGALLHDIYWEVMGGDGDPKKGPQVLKAIEKDFGSFDAWKADFKAAGISAKLSGWALLVYDALSSRRLLNVLVDEHQYGAIWGGIPLIACDVFEHAYYHKDGPGRAKYIDNLISNLHWGRINDRFTKFVR; encoded by the coding sequence ATGGCCTTCGAGTGGAAGTTCAATACACGTCCCTATTCCGATGACGAGGCGAAGAAACTGTTGAGCAGCGTCATAAGTCCCGAGACGACCGACTGGCATTACAACACTCACCATAAGGGATACGTAACTGCCCTCAACAATATCGAGAAGGGGCTCGAGTCGGCGGATCGGGCCGCAGCCAACGGCAATTACAGCGTCGTCGGAGAGCTCAAACGACGCTTTACCTGGAATCACGCCGGTGCCCTCCTCCACGATATCTACTGGGAAGTGATGGGAGGGGATGGAGACCCCAAGAAAGGCCCTCAGGTCCTCAAAGCCATCGAAAAGGACTTCGGCTCCTTTGACGCCTGGAAGGCCGACTTTAAGGCCGCCGGGATTTCGGCCAAGTTGAGTGGATGGGCGCTGCTGGTCTATGACGCCCTCTCGTCCCGTCGCTTATTGAACGTGCTGGTCGATGAGCACCAGTACGGGGCAATATGGGGCGGCATCCCGTTGATCGCCTGTGATGTCTTTGAACATGCTTACTACCACAAGGATGGGCCGGGGCGCGCCAAATACATCGACAATTTGATCAGCAACCTGCACTGGGGTCGTATCAACGATCGTTTCACGAAATTCGTTCGCTAA
- a CDS encoding Do family serine endopeptidase translates to MSASGERRFDEEKHFSRRTEGEAMKGRGMSCLWLAAALAVGLTCLGPGALWADAKDQFWREGPLIAERNSDLVRLNRALTQLAALIQPAVVQIGVDREGEKGMPESHPPVPEDRPERPRVGTGFIVSQDGYILTNDHVVGASQEVDVELYDGRTFPAKVVGRDQRTDLALLKVDGEGSLPVLPLGDSDRVEIGELVLAAGNPFGLEHTVTLGVVSRKGHGFGRFGFFDEYIQTDAAINPGNSGGPLVNIRGEVIGINTAIVPRQRIGFAIPINLAKSILPQLRDRGKVTWGFLGVGIQNVNGQLARALGMSEKQGALVTNVLPGLAAEKAGLRRGDVILEYDGSPIKDVRELQRKVARTPKGTKVRIKILRGGKDKVVTAAVGEFTQEVLVRREESPEAPPKDVLGLTLEELTPETAKKFKLSVEAGVVVTEVSEGSAAARAGVRAGDLLAEVDQKPVTTLEQVRRALKEWTRQSHLVLIQRGDNYFYVAIRKQG, encoded by the coding sequence GTGTCGGCAAGTGGAGAGCGTCGTTTCGACGAGGAGAAGCATTTCAGTCGGAGGACTGAGGGGGAAGCAATGAAGGGGAGGGGAATGAGTTGCCTCTGGCTGGCAGCCGCGTTGGCGGTAGGGTTGACCTGCCTTGGGCCAGGCGCGCTTTGGGCTGATGCTAAAGACCAGTTCTGGCGTGAGGGGCCCCTCATCGCCGAGCGCAATTCGGATCTCGTCCGGCTGAACCGGGCGCTCACCCAGCTGGCGGCTCTCATCCAACCCGCGGTGGTGCAAATCGGGGTCGACAGGGAAGGGGAGAAGGGAATGCCGGAATCCCATCCTCCCGTCCCCGAGGATCGGCCGGAACGTCCTCGGGTAGGTACAGGATTCATCGTCAGCCAGGATGGCTATATCCTTACGAATGATCATGTCGTGGGTGCGTCCCAGGAAGTAGACGTGGAATTGTACGACGGCCGCACGTTCCCAGCCAAGGTGGTGGGCAGGGATCAACGAACCGATCTCGCCCTCCTCAAGGTCGATGGAGAGGGTTCCCTTCCCGTCCTTCCCTTGGGGGACTCAGATCGGGTAGAGATCGGAGAGTTGGTTCTGGCCGCGGGAAATCCCTTCGGGCTGGAGCACACGGTCACCCTCGGGGTGGTGAGTCGGAAGGGACATGGATTTGGACGGTTCGGCTTTTTTGACGAATATATCCAGACCGACGCCGCGATCAACCCCGGGAACAGTGGAGGCCCCCTGGTGAATATCCGGGGCGAAGTGATCGGAATCAACACCGCCATCGTCCCTCGTCAACGGATCGGTTTTGCGATCCCTATCAACCTCGCCAAATCAATCCTCCCCCAGCTGCGGGATCGGGGAAAGGTGACGTGGGGCTTCCTGGGCGTGGGAATTCAGAATGTCAACGGACAGTTGGCCCGGGCTTTAGGGATGTCCGAGAAGCAAGGGGCCCTAGTGACTAATGTTCTCCCAGGCCTGGCGGCCGAGAAGGCTGGGCTGAGGCGGGGAGATGTAATTTTGGAGTATGATGGCAGCCCCATCAAGGACGTCCGAGAACTTCAGCGAAAGGTGGCCCGCACCCCGAAGGGAACGAAGGTGAGGATTAAGATCCTCCGTGGCGGGAAGGATAAAGTGGTGACCGCTGCAGTGGGAGAGTTCACGCAAGAGGTGCTTGTGCGTCGGGAAGAGTCTCCGGAGGCACCTCCAAAGGATGTTCTTGGCCTCACCTTGGAGGAACTGACCCCCGAGACGGCCAAAAAGTTTAAATTGTCCGTGGAAGCAGGGGTCGTGGTGACCGAGGTGAGCGAGGGAAGCGCCGCCGCCCGGGCCGGCGTCCGCGCGGGGGATTTGCTGGCCGAAGTAGATCAAAAGCCAGTTACGACCCTTGAACAGGTACGCCGGGCCCTCAAGGAGTGGACGCGACAGTCTCACCTCGTTTTGATCCAGCGCGGCGACAATTACTTCTACGTGGCTATTCGGAAGCAGGGCTGA